The sequence CTCCACGAAACCGATCACCATGCCGAACCCGAGGGCGGCCAGCGCGAGTGTGCGCATGCCGCGGCTGGCGAACGCGCCGAGCAGGGGCGCGTGCGCGCGGGCTGCGGGTGGCCAGGCGCGTACGGCAGGGCTCAGCGCGAACAGGACCGCGCCGATCACCATGCACGACGATCCCAGCACCATGCCGGTGCCCGGCCACGGCGCTGCGACGAGCGCCCCCGCGAGGCCGGGACCGAGGATGAAGAAGACCTCCATGCTGATGGCCTCGTAGGAGTACGCCGCGGTGAGAGCGGGGCCGGGCGGCAGCAACCTGCCCCACAACGCCCTCGACGCCGAGCCGCAGGCGGGTTCGAACAGGCCGATGCCGAAGGCGAGCGGCACGAGCAGGGGTGTCGCGGCCTGGCTCTCGACGGCTGTGATCAGTGCTGTCACAGCGACGGTGAACAGCGCGGTCACCACGAGAAGCGGGCGTGTCGGTCCCAACCGGTCGATGAGCCTGCCCTGGACGACGGAGCCCATGGCGACTCCGAGGAGCGTGCTCGCGGACACCAGGCCCGCCACGGCATAGGTACCTGTCATGTGCTGCACGTACAGCAGCTCGGAGATGCCGACCATGGCGATGGGAAGGCGGGCGAGCAACGATGCGACGAGGGGGCGGCGGCCGGGACGCAGGGTGAGGACGACCCGGTAGTCGGCGAAGGTCGTGCGACCGGACTCAGCGGAGTGGGACACGCGTACCAGTATGAGGCAGGTGGTACGCCAGTACCACTATTTTCTTGTCGCGAACTTGAGAGAATTCGCGCGAAAGGGGTGTAAAGCGCACTCGGGTGGGTATCTAGGTATCGGATGGATAACGGTGCCGACCTGCTCGGCATCAAAACAGAGGCTCAGGCGTCTTTGAGAGTGAACACGCTTGAAGCGGTGGGGTGGAGCCATGCGACCCTAGCGATGGGCACCCCACGGCTGAAACATTGAAGACGTCGAAGGGTGCCGAGGCGCTGACAGTCGGCGGAACGACTGGTGGCCGCCAAGGCGAGCCCACAACTACAGACTCCCTCCGGGTTTCGGGTCGGGGCCTACAACCGGAGGGCGGGGAGCGCGGTTCGTCGGGGGACGGCCCGCGCAATAACGGACAAGGGGCCGGACAAGTGCCACGTCGGGGGTGGCGCCCGGCCCCTTGTTCCGTGTCGAGACTGATCGAGTCTTCTGGACGTGCTCGGCGAGGTCGCCGAACCGTCAGGCGGGAGCGCCGCTCTCAGCGAGCCCTTCGGGCCAGGCGCTCCGGGTCGAGGATCAGCACACTCTTGCCTTCCAGCCGCAGCCAGCCGCGGTGGGCGAAGTCGGCGAGTGCCTTGTTCACGGTCTCGCGAGACGCGCCGACGTACTGGGCGATCTCCTCCTGTGTCAGGTCGTGGGTGACCCGCAACAGACCGGCCTCCTGGCTGCCGAAGCGCTGCGCGAGCTGGAGCAGCGCCCTGGCGACCCGGCCGGGGACATCGGTGAAGATCAGCTCGGCGACCATGTTGTTGGTGCGGCGGAGCCGGCGTGCGACGACGCGGAGCAGTTGTTCGGCGATCTCCGGTCGCGTCGAGATCCACTGCCGCAACGCGGGACGGTCCATCGTGACCGCGCTGACCTCGGTGACCGTCGTAGCGGTCGAGGTACGCGGGCCGGGGTCGAAGATCGACAGCTCGCCGAACATGTCCGAAGGGCCCATGATCTGGAACAGGTTCTCGCGGCCGTCGGCAGACTTACGGCCGATCTTCACCTTGCCCGACTTGATGATGTAGAGCTTGTCCCCCGGCTCGCCCTCGTTGAAGATCACGTGGCCGCGGGGGAAATCCACCGTCTCCAGAGTCTGTGCGAGCGCCTCTGCCGCCGCCGGTTCCACACCCTGGAAGATGCCCGCGCGGGCCAGGGTCTCGTCCACCTCGTGCCTCCTTTGGGTAGCGGCCGCCGTCTCCGCACGCGGGACGGCGTGCCGCCGATCACTACATGCAGTGTAGGGCGTGCCCCCGAGATCGCTCCCCGCTCGGGCCATGGAAAGGCAACCTGCTACTAACGAGTACGAGAAACGCGAACTCACCGCGTTCGCTCGAATACTCCCTGTTGAGAGGCTCGGCGGAGGACCTCGTCCGACCGAACAGCCTAACTCCGGAGGCTACGCTGCTTGTTCTTGGCCGCCCTTCCCGAGAGCCTGCGAAGCCGGAACAACTCCAGCGCGCGGCCGATGCCGTGGCCGTAGAGTGCCCTGACCTCGTCCGGCCGTGCCTGCTCCAGAAACTCCTCGACGTCTTCCCCGCGCACGGAAACGTGCCGCAGGCGGTGCTCGACGCGCTCCATCCCGAGCGCGAAAAGCATCACCACGACCGGCACCGCGATCACGAACCAGACGGTCATATCACTCCTGATCTCTAGCTCATCCGGGCTCGGTCGTCGCGTCACGTTTCCTGACCCGACGTCAGCGAAGGAGGTGGCTTCCTCACCCGACGGCGCACGTAGGCTAGCGGGGTGTCGTCAACCGTCGGGAACGCCCCCCGTAAGGGGCGCGCAGTCGCTGAACAGAGCCGGTTGTCGTTGGTCAGACGCGCGCGGCGTATGAAGCGTTGCCTCGATGTGGCCTACCCAAACGCCCATTGCGAGCTGAACTTCTCCACCCCGCTCGAACTGCTGGTCGCCGTCATCCTGTCCGCGCAGTGCACCGACGAGCGGGTCAACGAGGTCACCCCGGTGTTGTTCTCCCGCTACCCCACCGCCGCCGACTACGCGGGGGCCGACCGCGTCGAGTTGGAGGAGCTGATCCGGCCGACCGGGTTCTTCCGCAACAAGGCGACCTCCCTGATGGGCCTCGGTGCCGCACTCGTCGATCGGC comes from Saccharomonospora xinjiangensis XJ-54 and encodes:
- a CDS encoding MFS transporter codes for the protein MSHSAESGRTTFADYRVVLTLRPGRRPLVASLLARLPIAMVGISELLYVQHMTGTYAVAGLVSASTLLGVAMGSVVQGRLIDRLGPTRPLLVVTALFTVAVTALITAVESQAATPLLVPLAFGIGLFEPACGSASRALWGRLLPPGPALTAAYSYEAISMEVFFILGPGLAGALVAAPWPGTGMVLGSSCMVIGAVLFALSPAVRAWPPAARAHAPLLGAFASRGMRTLALAALGFGMVIGFVEVAVPAAATEAGNTALGGVLLSVWSVSSVAFGVLFSLRPWPRPLGPRLAVLLALFGASVALLALPSTLWGLGVAMLLAGALITPQSTSHSMAIELVAPKGTAAEAFGWVLTAITLGLAAGQSASGFLVERGGPPVAFLVAGACALVLAGVVWARKASVRAVTPEVERPATERPDAALA
- a CDS encoding Crp/Fnr family transcriptional regulator; translated protein: MDETLARAGIFQGVEPAAAEALAQTLETVDFPRGHVIFNEGEPGDKLYIIKSGKVKIGRKSADGRENLFQIMGPSDMFGELSIFDPGPRTSTATTVTEVSAVTMDRPALRQWISTRPEIAEQLLRVVARRLRRTNNMVAELIFTDVPGRVARALLQLAQRFGSQEAGLLRVTHDLTQEEIAQYVGASRETVNKALADFAHRGWLRLEGKSVLILDPERLARRAR